The proteins below come from a single Mangifera indica cultivar Alphonso chromosome 16, CATAS_Mindica_2.1, whole genome shotgun sequence genomic window:
- the LOC123199566 gene encoding cysteine-rich receptor-like protein kinase 25, with product MACSLWLEQFILSAIVMLIISPKITAQQPTYRYHICTNTSTFTPNSAFPKNLNATLSSLLSNATLSNGFYNTSSGALQGPDAANGLFLCRGDISSSLCQICVKASCENIITLCPNQKEAIIWYDECMLRYSNRSIFADMEEQPGVYLWNINNASNPSQFNEALGDLMGSLENKAVGSSKFFATEDVSLTTFSRLYGLVQCTPDIFPLDCRTCLANCVREIPSCCNGKQGGRVYKPSCNIRFEVAPFYTEASQPPPSPSTNATPPSSPSPSPPPATLTNSGGNRKISSETIITITVPAAVVFIIILSASCYCLLRRKEYQIANEGNGGNEISVVESLQFDLHSILAATCNFSEGNKIGEGGFGSVYKGTLHNGQMVAIKRQSESSGQGLEEFKNEVALVAKLQHRNLVRLLGFCAEEGEKILVYEFVSNKSLDYFLFDLEKQRQLDWLMRCKIIGGIARGLLYLHEDSRLRIIHRDLKASNVLLNEDMNPKIADFGMARICGVDQSQGNTNRIVGT from the exons ATGGCTTGTTCCCTTTGGCTAGAACAATTCATCCTTTCAGCCATTGTTATGCTCATTATCTCTCCCAAGATCACGGCCCAACAACCCACATACCGCTACCACATCTGCACAAACACCTCAACTTTCACTCCCAATTCTGCCTTCCCGAAAAACCTCAATGCtactctctcttctctcctctcaaATGCCACCCTCTCCAATGGATTTTACAACACCAGCAGTGGTGCCCTGCAGGGCCCTGATGCAGCCAATGGCCTCTTTCTTTGCAGAGGAGACATCTCTTCTAGTTTATGCCAAATTTGTGTCAAGGCCTCTTGTGAAAATATCATAACCCTTTGTCCAAACCAGAAGGAGGCCATTATATGGTATGATGAGTGCATGTTGAGATACTCAAACAGATCCATTTTTGCAGATATGGAAGAACAGCCTGGTGTTTATCTGTGGAACATAAACAATGCTTCAAATCCAAGTCAGTTTAATGAGGCTTTGGGTGATTTGATGGGCAGTTTGGAGAATAAGGCTGTGGGTTCTAGCAAATTTTTTGCAACTGAAGATGTTAGTTTGACAACTTTTAGTAGGCTATATGGACTGGTGCAATGCACTCCTGACATTTTTCCATTAGACTGCAGGACGTGTTTGGCTAATTGTGTTAGGGAGATTCCTAGTTGTTGTAATGGGAAGCAAGGAGGTCGAGTTTATAAGCCCAGCTGCAACATCAGGTTTGAAGTTGCCCCCTTTTACACTGAGGCCTCTCAACCACCGCCTTCTCCTTCTACAAACGCCACTCCTCCATCATCACCTTCACCTTCACCACCACCAGCAACGTTGACAAATTCCGGAG GAAATAGGAAGATCTCCTCGGAGACAATTATCACAATTACAGTCCCTGCAGCCGttgttttcataataattttatccgcTTCATGCTACTGCCTCCTCAGAAGAAAAGAGTACCAAATTGCAAATGAGGGAAATG GTGGAAATGAAATTTCAGTGGTGGAATCTTTACAATTTGACTTGCATTCCATTCTTGCCGCCACATGCAATTTCTCTGAAGGAAACAAGATTGGTGAGGGTGGATTTGGCAGTGTGTACAAG GGTACACTGCATAATGGACAGATGGTAGCTATTAAGAGGCAATCAGAAAGCTCAGGTCAAGGTTtagaagaattcaagaatgaggtTGCCTTGGTAGCCAAGCTTCAGCACAGAAATTTAGTGAGGTTACTGGGATTTTGTGCTGAAGAAGGGGAGAAAATACTTGTCTATGAATTTGTGTCCAACAAAAGCCTTGATTACTTCCTTTTTG ATCTTGAAAAACAACGACAATTGGATTGGTTAATGCGATGCAAGATTATAGGAGGAATTGCTCGAGGACTCCTATATCTTCATGAGGATTCTAGGCTCAGGATTATACATCGTGACCTCAAAGCTAGTAATGTTCTGTTGAATGAGGATATGAACCCAAAGATAGCAGATTTTGGCATGGCAAGGATTTGTGGGGTGGATCAAAGTCAAGGAAATACAAACAGAATTGTTGGCACATAG